Proteins encoded within one genomic window of Thiothrix litoralis:
- a CDS encoding ATP-binding cassette domain-containing protein, protein MTPLLFIEALSIRFNTPEGSVEAVRGVDLQLAAGETLAVVGESGAGKSQCFHAVMGLLPRNAHTSGRVTFAGTELLGQPPRILNQFRGKRMAMIFQDPMTALNPLLTIGRQLTEVLEVHQGMNAKQARHHTITMLEQVRIPDASRRFHSYPHELSGGMRQRVMIAMALLCEPELLIADEPTTALDVTVQSEIMALLRDIRAQREMAVVLITHNLPLAGGLCDRVAVMRHGQVVETGEVNALFQQPQHPYTRTLLQAARH, encoded by the coding sequence TTGACACCGTTATTATTCATCGAGGCACTCTCCATCCGCTTCAATACCCCGGAGGGTAGTGTCGAAGCCGTGCGCGGGGTAGATTTGCAACTCGCAGCGGGCGAAACCCTGGCAGTGGTAGGCGAATCCGGGGCGGGCAAAAGCCAGTGCTTCCACGCAGTGATGGGCTTGTTACCACGCAATGCCCACACCAGCGGTCGCGTAACCTTTGCCGGAACGGAATTGCTGGGTCAGCCACCACGCATCCTGAACCAGTTTCGGGGCAAACGTATGGCGATGATTTTCCAAGATCCGATGACGGCGCTGAACCCGCTGCTCACCATCGGGCGGCAACTCACCGAAGTGTTGGAAGTGCATCAAGGCATGAACGCGAAGCAAGCACGCCATCACACCATCACCATGCTGGAACAGGTGCGCATTCCCGATGCTTCCCGGCGTTTCCACAGCTATCCGCACGAACTTTCCGGCGGAATGCGCCAGCGGGTGATGATCGCAATGGCCTTGCTGTGTGAGCCAGAATTGCTGATTGCTGACGAGCCGACTACCGCGCTGGATGTGACAGTACAATCGGAAATCATGGCATTACTACGTGACATCCGTGCCCAGCGCGAGATGGCTGTCGTGCTGATTACCCACAACCTGCCACTGGCGGGGGGGTTGTGTGACCGGGTAGCCGTCATGCGCCACGGACAGGTGGTGGAAACGGGCGAAGTCAAC
- the gnd gene encoding decarboxylating NADP(+)-dependent phosphogluconate dehydrogenase, giving the protein MDTTTSNLGLIGLGVMGSNLALNLNDKGYSLSVYNRTYSLTEQFMQEHAQGRAIRSAETLSEFVNQLDSPRIVLLMITAGHGVDAVIEQLLPLLNPNDIIIDGGNSNYKDTSRRWKELTEKEGILFVGMGISGGEEGARHGPSMMPGGAVEAWPEIRNIFQKAAAQVDGEACCQWLGEGGSGHYVKMVHNGIEYGDMQLIAEACHLMQHALGMDFDAMADTFAAWNKGKLESYLIEITSEILRHKDVDGSALVTKILDRAGQKGTGLWTAQDALEHAVPLTLVTEAVHARMLSARKDERVAAAKLLGGLAEPVSAEQHQAYLEAIHDALYAAKLVSYAQGFMLMQTAAQEYGWNLAYGDIALLWRAGCIIRSRFLGDIKASFAREPVPQSLLQDPFFIGELKRSEAGWRKTVALAVMQGVPAPALSAALSFYDGYRCAAGSANILQAQRDYFGAHTYQRTDRDPALAFHTHWNGDGSEEQMA; this is encoded by the coding sequence ATGGATACCACTACTAGCAATCTCGGCTTGATTGGCCTTGGCGTCATGGGTTCCAACCTGGCGCTGAACCTGAACGACAAAGGCTATTCCCTGAGCGTTTACAATCGCACCTATTCCCTCACCGAACAATTCATGCAGGAACATGCGCAAGGTCGCGCCATTCGTTCCGCTGAAACGCTGTCCGAATTCGTCAACCAGCTCGATAGCCCGCGTATTGTACTGCTGATGATTACCGCAGGCCACGGGGTGGATGCAGTGATCGAGCAACTGCTGCCGCTGCTTAACCCCAATGACATCATTATCGACGGCGGCAATTCCAACTACAAAGACACTAGCCGCCGCTGGAAAGAACTCACTGAAAAAGAAGGCATCCTTTTCGTTGGTATGGGCATTTCTGGCGGAGAAGAGGGTGCACGTCACGGCCCTTCGATGATGCCCGGCGGTGCTGTTGAGGCTTGGCCTGAGATTCGCAACATTTTCCAGAAAGCCGCCGCGCAAGTGGATGGCGAAGCCTGCTGCCAATGGCTGGGCGAAGGCGGTTCCGGTCACTACGTCAAGATGGTGCACAACGGCATCGAATACGGCGATATGCAACTGATCGCGGAAGCCTGCCACCTGATGCAACACGCACTGGGGATGGATTTCGACGCAATGGCGGACACGTTCGCGGCATGGAACAAGGGCAAGCTCGAATCCTACCTGATCGAAATTACCAGCGAAATTTTGCGCCACAAAGATGTTGACGGTAGTGCGTTGGTGACCAAAATCCTCGACCGCGCCGGGCAAAAAGGCACGGGGCTGTGGACGGCACAGGATGCACTGGAACACGCGGTTCCCCTTACGCTGGTGACGGAAGCTGTCCATGCGCGGATGCTCTCTGCCCGTAAGGATGAGCGCGTCGCCGCCGCCAAATTACTGGGTGGCTTAGCGGAACCTGTTTCCGCCGAGCAGCATCAGGCGTATCTGGAAGCTATCCACGACGCGCTTTACGCCGCTAAGTTGGTGTCTTATGCGCAAGGTTTCATGCTGATGCAAACTGCTGCGCAGGAATACGGCTGGAATCTGGCCTACGGTGATATTGCTTTGTTGTGGCGTGCCGGGTGCATTATCCGTAGCCGTTTCCTGGGCGACATCAAGGCCAGTTTTGCGCGTGAGCCTGTGCCGCAAAGCTTGCTGCAAGACCCGTTTTTTATCGGGGAGCTGAAACGGTCGGAAGCGGGTTGGCGTAAAACCGTGGCGCTGGCGGTGATGCAGGGTGTGCCTGCCCCAGCATTGTCTGCTGCATTATCTTTCTATGACGGTTATCGCTGTGCGGCGGGTTCTGCCAATATTTTGCAGGCGCAACGCGATTACTTCGGGGCGCATACCTATCAGCGTACTGACCGTGACCCGGCGCTGGCTTTCCATACACATTGGAACGGCGATGGTTCCGAGGAGCAAATGGCATGA
- the zwf gene encoding glucose-6-phosphate dehydrogenase produces MSCCGISHAYVIFGATGNLAANKLLPALYQLHCMGHMAEDVEILGCGRTPFTQETWQIEVRKQFVESGIAEDASLDSFIQRLDYLSGSLKEAAFYQSLGDWIGNDGECANNVVFYLSVSPELYVTVTEGLAAAQLLEESHGWRRMVIEKPFGHDLESARELQHSLSDQLKEEQIYRIDHYVGKEAVQNLLVLRFANLILEPLWNRYHIDHIQITHAETVGVDGRASYYDNSGGAVRDMIQSHLLQVMALLAMEPPVSMEAEALRNEKVKVLQSIRPVNLEQLATHAIRGQYAAGEVKGVAVPGYLQEEGVAAGSHTESYAAMKLYIDNWRWKDVPFYLRTGKRLQERRSMVAVRFKQPPMQLFQGSGIYQPHPNWLLIGIQPEDAVRMEISAKVPGLEMHTRQIVMDASVSTPGERKAEAYEELLLDVIKGDRSLFLRYDEVKAAWTVVDPVMQRWAEDEQLPLQYPAGGWGPKAAEKIFGDSDRGWRHSLSCNGKGSE; encoded by the coding sequence ATGAGTTGTTGCGGTATTTCCCACGCCTACGTCATTTTCGGCGCAACCGGCAATCTGGCGGCAAACAAGCTGTTGCCAGCACTGTACCAACTGCATTGCATGGGGCACATGGCGGAGGATGTGGAAATCCTCGGCTGTGGGCGCACCCCGTTTACGCAGGAAACCTGGCAGATAGAGGTGCGCAAGCAGTTTGTTGAGAGTGGCATCGCGGAAGATGCCTCACTCGACAGCTTCATTCAGCGTCTGGATTATTTGTCGGGTAGCTTGAAAGAAGCGGCGTTCTATCAGTCGCTGGGTGACTGGATCGGCAACGATGGCGAATGTGCCAATAACGTGGTTTTCTATTTATCGGTCAGCCCGGAATTGTACGTGACGGTCACGGAAGGCTTGGCAGCAGCGCAATTGCTGGAAGAATCCCACGGCTGGCGGCGCATGGTGATCGAAAAGCCCTTCGGACACGATCTGGAATCCGCCCGCGAATTGCAGCATAGCCTCAGTGACCAGCTCAAGGAAGAGCAGATTTACCGTATCGACCATTACGTCGGCAAAGAGGCGGTGCAAAACTTGCTGGTGCTGCGTTTCGCCAACCTGATCCTCGAACCCTTGTGGAACCGTTACCACATTGATCATATCCAGATTACCCATGCCGAAACCGTGGGGGTGGATGGGCGTGCCAGCTATTACGACAATAGCGGTGGCGCGGTACGCGACATGATCCAGAGCCATTTGCTGCAAGTCATGGCCTTGCTGGCAATGGAACCGCCGGTGTCGATGGAGGCTGAAGCCTTGCGCAATGAAAAGGTTAAGGTGCTGCAATCCATCCGCCCGGTGAATCTGGAACAGCTTGCGACCCATGCGATACGCGGGCAATACGCGGCAGGTGAGGTTAAAGGTGTCGCTGTTCCCGGTTATTTGCAGGAAGAGGGCGTCGCGGCGGGGAGTCATACCGAATCTTACGCGGCTATGAAGCTCTACATCGACAACTGGCGCTGGAAGGATGTGCCGTTTTACCTGCGTACCGGCAAGCGTTTGCAGGAACGCCGTTCCATGGTGGCGGTGCGTTTCAAGCAGCCGCCGATGCAACTGTTTCAGGGCAGCGGCATTTATCAGCCGCATCCCAATTGGTTGCTGATTGGTATCCAGCCGGAAGACGCGGTGCGCATGGAAATTTCCGCGAAAGTGCCGGGGCTGGAAATGCATACCCGCCAGATCGTGATGGATGCCTCGGTCAGTACGCCCGGTGAGCGCAAGGCGGAAGCCTACGAGGAATTGTTGCTGGATGTGATCAAGGGCGACCGTTCGCTATTCCTGCGCTACGATGAAGTAAAGGCAGCGTGGACGGTGGTTGACCCGGTGATGCAACGTTGGGCGGAAGATGAGCAATTGCCGCTGCAATACCCGGCAGGTGGCTGGGGGCCCAAAGCGGCAGAAAAGATTTTTGGTGATTCGGATAGAGGATGGCGGCATTCGCTGTCGTGCAATGGTAAAGGAAGCGAATAA
- the pgl gene encoding 6-phosphogluconolactonase codes for MLSVDTQVLVDAEAVAQQACAEIAAAAQAAIRERGVFRLVMAGGGTPQRAYTLLAATVQDWDKWEIFWGDERCLPVDHLERNSQMSLPTPHRFPIPAELGAEAAAAAYAQTIHDKLPFDMVMLGMGEDGHTASLFPGFAVAAGLTTAVHNAPKPPPDRVSLTVEALQHCRQQLVLVTGQGKAEAMAQWRNGEHLPIAAAVRADACVLVDAAAYGESSV; via the coding sequence ATGTTATCGGTGGATACTCAAGTATTGGTGGATGCGGAAGCAGTGGCACAACAAGCGTGTGCTGAAATTGCAGCAGCAGCGCAGGCGGCGATTCGCGAGCGTGGTGTGTTCCGGTTGGTGATGGCGGGGGGCGGCACGCCGCAGCGGGCGTATACTTTGCTGGCGGCAACCGTGCAGGATTGGGATAAGTGGGAAATTTTCTGGGGCGATGAGCGTTGCTTGCCAGTTGATCATCTGGAACGCAATTCGCAGATGAGCTTGCCTACCCCGCACCGTTTCCCGATTCCAGCAGAATTGGGGGCGGAAGCAGCGGCGGCGGCTTATGCGCAGACCATCCACGACAAGTTGCCGTTTGATATGGTGATGTTGGGCATGGGTGAAGACGGGCATACCGCGAGTTTGTTTCCGGGGTTCGCGGTTGCTGCTGGCTTAACGACTGCGGTACACAATGCGCCGAAGCCGCCGCCTGATCGGGTAAGCTTGACGGTGGAGGCTTTGCAACATTGTCGGCAGCAATTGGTGCTGGTAACGGGGCAGGGCAAGGCTGAGGCAATGGCGCAATGGCGTAACGGTGAGCACTTGCCGATTGCGGCGGCGGTACGTGCCGATGCTTGTGTGCTGGTGGATGCAGCGGCATACGGTGAATCGTCGGTGTGA
- a CDS encoding ATP-binding protein codes for MKKLPIGISTLSSILNDDCVYVDKTALIHQLVNSGTYYFLSRPRRFGKSLLVDTLKELFEGNEPLFQGLAIHPLWDWTKKHPVIHITFNDGVHTDRAQLDTFIVGQLKKNAERLGIKLQEGLISQQFVQLIEDSVQAYSQPAVVLIDEYDKPILDQINNPARAAELRDSLKNLYSVLKGRDKLLNFVLLTGVSKFSQVSLFSGLNNLNDITLDARYSALCGYTQRELEHNFREHLAGADMPRVREWYNGYNWLGESVYNPFDILLFIDKGQQFRSYWFETATPSFLLKLLKSGRYYLPELERFKVHETQLGSFDVDKMTAEVLLFQTGYLTIHKTLQMGNQLGFELGYPNIEVKLSLNTHLLSELTPTSSHAAQVGFKIYQALADGELEALHHILNAFFASIPYQWYTNNALDQYEGYYASVFYSHMVACGAQTIAEDSTHFGRIDLTVIVENKVFIFEFKVLNSEQSDGSAMAQIKAKHYADKYRDGRELYLVGIEFSKQTRNIVGFEWEKI; via the coding sequence ATGAAAAAACTCCCCATTGGCATCAGCACCCTCAGTAGCATCCTCAACGATGATTGCGTCTACGTGGACAAAACTGCGCTGATTCACCAACTGGTCAACAGCGGCACGTATTACTTTCTCTCCCGCCCGCGCCGCTTCGGTAAATCCTTGCTGGTCGACACCCTCAAAGAACTGTTCGAGGGCAATGAACCACTGTTTCAAGGATTAGCGATTCACCCGTTATGGGACTGGACGAAAAAACACCCCGTCATCCACATCACCTTCAACGACGGCGTACATACCGACCGGGCGCAACTGGACACATTCATAGTAGGGCAACTCAAAAAGAATGCCGAACGGCTAGGGATCAAACTACAAGAAGGACTGATTTCACAACAATTTGTGCAGTTGATTGAAGACAGTGTACAAGCCTACTCACAGCCCGCCGTGGTACTGATCGACGAATACGACAAGCCCATCCTCGACCAAATCAATAACCCTGCCCGTGCCGCCGAACTGCGGGATAGCTTGAAAAACCTCTATTCGGTGCTGAAAGGGCGCGACAAGCTACTGAACTTCGTACTTCTCACCGGCGTGTCCAAATTCTCCCAAGTCTCTCTCTTCAGCGGACTAAACAACCTCAACGATATTACGCTGGATGCCCGTTACAGCGCCCTGTGCGGCTACACCCAACGCGAACTGGAACATAACTTCCGTGAACACCTAGCCGGGGCAGATATGCCGCGAGTACGTGAGTGGTATAACGGTTACAACTGGTTAGGTGAATCGGTCTACAACCCGTTCGACATCCTGCTATTCATTGACAAAGGCCAGCAATTCCGCAGTTATTGGTTTGAAACAGCCACACCCAGTTTCCTGCTGAAACTGTTAAAAAGCGGACGCTATTACCTGCCAGAACTGGAACGTTTCAAGGTACATGAAACCCAACTAGGCAGTTTTGACGTGGATAAGATGACAGCCGAGGTATTGCTGTTTCAAACAGGCTACTTAACCATCCACAAAACGCTTCAGATGGGCAACCAACTTGGCTTTGAATTGGGCTATCCTAACATTGAAGTAAAGCTCAGCCTCAACACGCATTTACTGAGCGAACTCACTCCTACATCCAGTCATGCCGCCCAAGTAGGCTTCAAAATCTACCAAGCCTTAGCAGATGGCGAACTGGAAGCCTTACACCACATTTTGAACGCCTTTTTCGCCAGCATTCCTTATCAGTGGTATACCAATAATGCGCTTGACCAATACGAAGGCTATTACGCCAGCGTATTCTACAGTCACATGGTCGCGTGCGGAGCACAAACCATCGCCGAAGACAGCACGCATTTCGGGCGCATCGACCTAACCGTAATAGTGGAGAATAAAGTATTCATTTTCGAGTTCAAAGTGCTGAATAGCGAACAGAGTGACGGAAGTGCAATGGCACAAATCAAAGCCAAACACTACGCCGACAAATACCGTGACGGGCGCGAGTTATACTTGGTAGGCATCGAATTCAGCAAACAAACCCGCAATATCGTCGGGTTTGAATGGGAGAAAATCTAA
- the hemB gene encoding porphobilinogen synthase, with product MAIYPGMFPYTRMRRMRRDDFSRRLMRENVLTANDLIWPVFVMEGENQREAIASMPGVERISIDLLVKEAREAFDLGIPAIAIFPVTPQEAKTDKAEEAWNPDGLAQRAVRAVKAAVPALGVITDVALDPFTSHGQDGLMDENGYILNDETVSALTKQALSHAEAGADVVAPSDMMDGRIGEIRDVLEQHGHLNTRILAYSAKYASSFYGPFRDAVGSATNLKGGNKYSYQMDPANSDEALWEVALDLQEGADMVMIKPGMPYLDIVRRIKEEFKAPTYVYHVSGEYAMLKAAGMNGWINEKACVLEALLGMKRAGADGILTYYAKQVAEWLKHG from the coding sequence ATGGCAATTTACCCCGGAATGTTCCCTTATACCCGTATGCGCAGGATGCGCCGTGATGATTTTTCCCGCCGTTTGATGCGCGAAAATGTACTGACCGCGAATGATCTGATTTGGCCGGTCTTTGTGATGGAAGGCGAGAATCAGCGTGAAGCGATTGCCTCGATGCCGGGTGTGGAGCGCATCAGTATTGATCTGTTGGTAAAAGAAGCGCGGGAAGCCTTTGATCTGGGTATTCCGGCGATAGCGATTTTCCCGGTCACGCCGCAGGAAGCCAAAACCGATAAAGCCGAGGAGGCGTGGAACCCGGATGGGTTGGCGCAACGTGCGGTAAGGGCGGTCAAGGCCGCCGTGCCAGCGTTGGGCGTGATTACGGATGTGGCGCTCGACCCGTTCACCTCCCACGGGCAGGATGGTTTGATGGATGAGAACGGCTATATCCTCAACGATGAAACCGTGTCGGCGTTGACCAAGCAGGCGCTGTCTCACGCAGAAGCGGGCGCGGATGTGGTCGCCCCTTCCGATATGATGGACGGGCGTATCGGTGAAATCCGCGATGTGCTGGAACAGCACGGGCATTTGAATACGCGCATTCTGGCTTATTCCGCGAAGTATGCCTCCAGTTTTTATGGGCCGTTCCGCGATGCGGTAGGTTCGGCGACCAACTTGAAGGGTGGCAATAAATACAGCTACCAGATGGATCCTGCCAATTCCGATGAAGCCTTGTGGGAGGTCGCCCTCGACTTGCAGGAAGGCGCGGATATGGTGATGATCAAGCCGGGAATGCCGTATCTCGACATCGTGCGCCGCATTAAAGAAGAGTTCAAAGCCCCGACTTACGTCTACCACGTCAGCGGCGAATACGCGATGCTGAAAGCGGCAGGCATGAATGGTTGGATCAACGAAAAGGCTTGTGTGCTCGAAGCCTTGTTGGGCATGAAGCGTGCCGGGGCGGATGGTATTTTGACGTATTACGCCAAGCAGGTTGCTGAGTGGTTGAAACATGGTTGA
- the aroE gene encoding shikimate dehydrogenase, with protein sequence MVDNYAVFGNPIAHSKSPRIHTLFGEQTGGAVEYGAICSEPEEFAQDVMMFLVAGGKGCNVTVPYKQEAWELADELSDYAARAKAVNTLAFSEDGTMVGYNTDGIGIVRDLQQNHSIALQGKRILLLGAGGAVRGVLQPLLEAQPASLFIANRTASKALELAQDFAEFGKVSGGGFADIDGQFDLIINGTAASLQGELPPLPAGCLAADGCTYDMMYSAKPTAFVTWGRAQGAAQSLDGLGMLVEQAAEAFFIWRGVRPSTAPVLAQLREELKRNPS encoded by the coding sequence ATGGTTGATAACTACGCGGTCTTCGGCAACCCCATTGCCCACAGCAAATCCCCGCGCATCCACACCCTGTTTGGTGAGCAAACCGGCGGCGCGGTCGAATACGGCGCGATCTGTTCCGAGCCGGAAGAATTCGCGCAGGATGTGATGATGTTCCTCGTGGCAGGCGGCAAAGGCTGCAACGTCACCGTGCCCTATAAGCAGGAAGCGTGGGAACTGGCGGATGAGCTTTCCGACTACGCAGCCCGCGCCAAAGCCGTCAACACGCTGGCGTTTAGTGAAGATGGTACGATGGTTGGCTATAACACGGATGGCATCGGGATTGTGCGTGACCTTCAGCAGAACCACAGTATTGCCCTGCAAGGCAAACGTATCCTGCTGTTGGGCGCAGGTGGTGCAGTGCGCGGTGTCTTGCAGCCTTTGTTGGAAGCACAGCCTGCCAGCCTGTTCATCGCCAACCGCACTGCCAGCAAGGCGCTGGAACTGGCACAGGATTTTGCTGAATTCGGCAAGGTGTCCGGTGGTGGTTTTGCGGATATTGACGGTCAGTTTGACCTGATTATTAATGGCACGGCTGCCAGCTTGCAGGGGGAGTTGCCGCCACTGCCTGCTGGCTGTTTGGCTGCGGATGGGTGTACTTACGACATGATGTACAGCGCGAAGCCCACCGCATTCGTGACATGGGGCAGGGCGCAAGGCGCTGCCCAATCGCTGGATGGTTTGGGGATGCTGGTGGAACAAGCCGCCGAAGCATTTTTTATCTGGCGTGGTGTCCGCCCGTCAACCGCCCCGGTCTTGGCGCAACTGCGGGAAGAGTTGAAGAGAAACCCCTCCTAA
- a CDS encoding Maf family protein translates to MTITRTLVLGSTSPYRRELMQRLHTPFETAAPDIDETRLPGESARDMVLRLSLQKAQAVAAQHPDALIIGSDQCAVLHEQIIGKPGSHENAVKQLQNSSGETVAFLTGLCLYDSRDGSYQLDVVPFSVDFRELTGAEIDAYLRKDQPYNCAGSFRSESLGITLFKRMHGDDPSALMGLPLIRLSEMLKQAGINLLEETPPQPSPYQGRE, encoded by the coding sequence ATGACGATAACGCGAACATTAGTCCTTGGCTCCACTTCCCCTTACCGGCGCGAATTAATGCAGCGCCTGCATACCCCCTTCGAGACTGCCGCCCCGGATATTGATGAAACCCGGCTGCCAGGCGAAAGCGCCCGCGACATGGTATTGCGCCTTTCCTTGCAAAAAGCCCAAGCGGTAGCCGCGCAACACCCTGATGCCCTGATCATTGGCTCTGACCAATGCGCGGTCTTGCACGAGCAAATCATCGGCAAGCCCGGCAGCCATGAAAATGCCGTCAAACAATTACAGAATTCTTCGGGGGAAACGGTCGCATTCCTCACCGGCTTGTGCCTGTATGACAGCCGTGATGGCAGTTACCAACTGGATGTCGTGCCGTTTTCAGTGGATTTTCGCGAATTGACGGGTGCTGAAATTGACGCTTACTTACGAAAAGATCAGCCGTATAACTGTGCAGGCAGTTTCCGCTCGGAAAGCTTGGGGATTACCTTATTCAAGCGGATGCACGGCGACGACCCCAGCGCATTGATGGGGCTGCCGCTGATTCGTCTGAGCGAAATGCTCAAACAGGCAGGTATCAACTTACTTGAAGAAACCCCTCCCCAGCCCTCCCCTTATCAGGGAAGGGAGTAA
- a CDS encoding YceD family protein encodes MPLQKLPRLAEIALAGTEDVEVTLDFTRSVGKRPMIKGHIRGNIVLECQRCMQPVTIALDAPLQVALTTFESDERPEQEGLEAWLIEDERLFIQDFVEDEILLALPLVAKHEQCEPLRKLIEALPSDEPVTESEQVDDVAASAKKNPFAVLKDWKKTE; translated from the coding sequence ATGCCGTTGCAAAAATTGCCGCGTTTGGCAGAGATTGCCTTGGCTGGCACAGAAGATGTCGAGGTGACATTGGACTTTACCCGCAGTGTTGGGAAACGTCCCATGATCAAGGGTCATATCCGTGGTAATATCGTGTTGGAATGCCAACGCTGTATGCAGCCGGTAACCATTGCCCTTGATGCACCCCTACAAGTAGCACTGACAACGTTTGAGTCGGATGAACGTCCCGAACAGGAAGGCTTAGAAGCTTGGCTGATCGAGGATGAACGGCTGTTTATACAGGATTTCGTTGAAGATGAAATTCTTCTGGCCTTGCCCTTAGTGGCAAAGCACGAGCAGTGTGAACCGTTACGCAAGCTGATTGAAGCTTTGCCGTCGGATGAGCCTGTCACAGAAAGTGAGCAAGTGGATGATGTTGCGGCAAGTGCCAAAAAAAATCCCTTTGCAGTTTTAAAAGATTGGAAAAAAACGGAGTAA
- the rpmF gene encoding 50S ribosomal protein L32 translates to MAVGQARMTRSKRGMRRSHDALKNPTLSVDATSGETHLRHHMTKDGFYRGRQIIKAAVEVDDEA, encoded by the coding sequence ATGGCAGTCGGTCAAGCTCGAATGACTCGTTCAAAACGCGGTATGCGTCGCTCACACGATGCGCTGAAGAACCCTACCTTGTCAGTTGATGCAACGTCTGGTGAAACTCACCTGCGTCACCACATGACTAAAGACGGTTTCTACCGTGGTCGTCAGATCATCAAAGCAGCGGTTGAAGTGGACGACGAAGCCTAA
- the plsX gene encoding phosphate acyltransferase PlsX: protein MAERYRIALDAMGGDHGLSVVVPAALEALKQYNDIALILVGDETQVKAALSQHNVTPTDHLTIHHASQVVLMDEAPAIALKNKKDSSMRVAINLVKTGEAGAAVSAGNTGALMATGRFVLKTLPGIDRPAICSILPSMKGHTHMLDLGANVDSEAEHLYQFALMGSELTKAIDNNPNPRVGLLNIGQEAIKGNEQVKAANALLQGSPLNYIGYVEGDDIYHGNVDVVVCDGFVGNVALKTSEGLAKMISAHLKQGFKANLFTKLAGLISMPVLKSFRSKFDPRGYNGASLLGLQGIVVKSHGGADSVAFANAIGIARTEIIEKVPQRIHKQLEQLLAQRQKA, encoded by the coding sequence ATGGCTGAACGGTATCGCATCGCGCTGGATGCGATGGGCGGAGATCATGGGTTATCGGTGGTGGTTCCTGCCGCATTGGAAGCCTTGAAACAATACAATGACATTGCGCTGATCCTGGTGGGTGATGAAACCCAGGTCAAGGCAGCCCTGAGTCAGCATAACGTAACGCCTACGGATCATTTAACCATCCACCACGCTTCCCAAGTGGTGCTGATGGATGAAGCACCCGCCATTGCCCTGAAAAATAAAAAAGATTCCTCGATGCGCGTTGCCATTAATTTGGTAAAAACCGGTGAAGCGGGTGCTGCGGTCAGTGCAGGCAATACCGGTGCACTCATGGCAACCGGCCGTTTTGTCTTGAAAACCTTGCCCGGTATTGATCGCCCGGCGATTTGCAGCATCCTGCCGTCGATGAAAGGCCACACCCACATGTTGGATTTAGGGGCGAATGTCGACTCGGAAGCAGAGCACCTCTACCAATTTGCCTTGATGGGTTCAGAACTGACCAAAGCCATCGACAACAACCCTAACCCCCGAGTTGGCTTGCTTAATATCGGGCAAGAAGCCATCAAAGGTAACGAGCAAGTCAAAGCCGCTAATGCCTTGTTGCAAGGTAGCCCGTTGAATTACATCGGCTATGTGGAAGGGGATGACATCTACCACGGTAATGTCGATGTGGTGGTGTGTGATGGTTTTGTCGGTAATGTTGCCCTCAAAACCAGCGAAGGTTTGGCAAAAATGATTTCTGCTCATCTTAAGCAAGGCTTTAAAGCCAACCTGTTCACCAAATTGGCGGGGCTCATTTCGATGCCCGTGCTCAAATCATTTCGCAGCAAATTTGATCCCAGAGGTTATAATGGGGCAAGCTTGTTGGGATTGCAGGGTATCGTGGTCAAAAGTCATGGCGGTGCTGATAGTGTGGCCTTTGCCAACGCCATTGGCATTGCCCGCACCGAAATTATCGAAAAAGTCCCGCAGCGTATTCACAAGCAGTTAGAACAGTTGCTCGCACAGAGGCAGAAAGCATGA